Proteins from a single region of Corallococcus caeni:
- a CDS encoding OmpH family outer membrane protein — protein sequence MSLRSTLAATAAVLSLALPVAASAAELKVAYVDLQRVLLEVDDGKAAKARLQKWLEDRQKEIDKEQDALRKEKETLDKQASAMSEATRTQKATELQKKVMELAQKYERSRAEAANKERQEMEPIINRIDQVIASIADRDGLGMVLDKRDSGIVFALSQYDISNEVVRSYNNGKKPAAPVAKDAPVKK from the coding sequence TGCCGCTTCGGCCGCCGAACTCAAGGTGGCCTACGTCGACCTGCAGCGCGTGCTGCTGGAGGTGGACGACGGCAAGGCCGCCAAGGCCCGCCTGCAGAAGTGGCTGGAGGACCGCCAGAAGGAGATCGACAAGGAGCAGGACGCGCTGCGCAAGGAGAAGGAGACCCTGGACAAGCAGGCCAGCGCCATGAGCGAGGCCACGCGCACCCAGAAGGCCACCGAGCTCCAGAAGAAGGTGATGGAGCTGGCGCAGAAGTACGAGCGCAGCCGCGCCGAGGCCGCCAACAAGGAGCGCCAGGAGATGGAGCCCATCATCAACCGCATCGACCAGGTCATCGCGTCCATCGCGGACCGGGACGGCCTGGGCATGGTGCTGGACAAGCGCGACTCCGGCATCGTCTTCGCGCTGTCCCAGTACGACATCTCCAACGAGGTCGTGCGCAGCTACAACAACGGCAAGAAGCCCGCCGCGCCGGTGGCCAAGGACGCCCCGGTCAAGAAGTAG
- the lpxD gene encoding UDP-3-O-(3-hydroxymyristoyl)glucosamine N-acyltransferase gives MPSASTAHRLGDIAAHVRGELLGDPGLLVHGLNGLEEAVPGEVSFYGNPRYRRQFEATRASAVLVGVDAAARDGVALVRVPNPHLAYAKLLTLFHPATRPSAGIHPAAHVHPEATVHPEATVKAGAVVEKGAHVGARTVLHPGAYVGEDARVGDDCVLYPHATVRERCVVGSRVILHASSVVGADGFGFAFDAEGEDGPRHFKIPQVGIVRIEDDVEVGACTCIDRATVGETVVGQGTKLDNLVQIAHNVRVGPLSLICAQAGVSGSAEVGTGVVLAGQVGVVGHIRVGDLAKVGAQSGVAHDVPDGQVVSGSPAIPHKDWLRASAASGQLADLLKEVRALRKRVELLEKEKGG, from the coding sequence GTGCCCTCCGCATCCACCGCGCACCGGCTGGGGGACATCGCCGCCCACGTCCGGGGTGAGCTCCTCGGCGACCCCGGGCTCCTCGTCCATGGCCTGAACGGCCTGGAGGAGGCAGTGCCCGGGGAGGTGTCGTTCTACGGCAACCCCCGCTACCGCCGGCAGTTCGAGGCCACCCGCGCCTCGGCGGTGCTGGTGGGGGTGGATGCCGCCGCTCGCGACGGCGTGGCCCTGGTGCGGGTGCCCAACCCCCACCTGGCCTACGCGAAGCTCCTCACCCTGTTCCACCCGGCCACTCGGCCCTCGGCGGGCATCCACCCGGCCGCGCACGTCCACCCGGAGGCCACGGTGCACCCGGAGGCCACGGTGAAGGCCGGGGCGGTGGTGGAGAAGGGCGCCCACGTCGGCGCCCGCACGGTGCTGCACCCCGGCGCCTACGTGGGCGAGGACGCGCGCGTCGGCGACGACTGCGTGCTCTACCCGCACGCCACGGTGCGCGAGCGGTGCGTGGTGGGCTCGCGCGTCATCCTGCACGCCTCGTCGGTGGTGGGCGCGGACGGGTTCGGCTTCGCCTTCGACGCGGAAGGGGAGGACGGCCCCCGGCACTTCAAGATTCCCCAGGTGGGCATCGTCCGCATCGAGGACGACGTGGAGGTGGGTGCCTGCACCTGCATCGACCGCGCGACGGTGGGGGAAACGGTGGTGGGCCAGGGGACGAAGCTCGACAACCTGGTGCAGATCGCTCACAACGTGCGCGTGGGTCCGCTGTCGCTCATCTGCGCGCAGGCGGGCGTGTCGGGTTCGGCGGAGGTGGGCACCGGCGTGGTGCTCGCGGGGCAGGTGGGCGTGGTGGGCCACATCCGCGTGGGTGACCTGGCCAAGGTGGGCGCGCAGTCCGGCGTCGCCCACGACGTTCCGGACGGGCAGGTCGTCAGTGGCAGCCCCGCCATCCCCCACAAGGACTGGCTGCGCGCCAGCGCCGCGTCGGGGCAGCTGGCGGACCTGCTCAAGGAAGTGCGCGCCCTTCGCAAGAGGGTGGAGCTGTTGGAGAAGGAGAAGGGCGGATGA